Below is a window of Impatiens glandulifera chromosome 2, dImpGla2.1, whole genome shotgun sequence DNA.
aataaatgtgtgCAAACTGATGATCAtgcacacacatatatatatatatatatatatatgcatttcAAGAAAGAGATAGATAGAgactagagagagagaaagagaaagaaagagaaagtgGGGTTTCAAGTCAATGGGAAGTACATACAGGATATGTGTGTGTTTCACGAGGAAATTCAGGATCACAGAGGTTGAACCACCGCCGGACATTAAAGAGGCTTTTACTAACTACTCCAATGGCGGCGCTCACATGACAGCTGACCAGCTCCACCAGTTTCTCCTCGATGTTCAGGGAGAATCCGCATCCACGGTCCCCGATGCCCAGCGGATCGTCGATCAGATCCTCCAGAAGCGCCACCACATCGTCAAATTCACCCGTCATGGACTCACTCTTGAAGATTTTCACTACTTCCTCTTCTCCGCCGATCTGAATCCACCAATTCGACCTCAGGTATGTATGTATAATCATATAATCAATCCTTTCAGCTCTAGTAATCACACGATGTTTTCACATTTATTGGATTCATGCGATTTGGCCTCAAAGCAGTTAGCTGTGGGATTGACGATTTCTGTGAACTGGTCATTAAATAAATACGCTGTTTGTTGAACTAAAGTTCTCTGATATGAGTTTTTTATTTGGCACAAAGTGATGATGATTGGCAGGGAGCAGAGCAGAGTGTTTTTTCCCCTTATTTGTGGTCCTCAATCAAAACAGATTCTGAGTCTCTTTATTCCATCTTTCATTGTCAATAAATAAACTACATAGATCCATTGGTATTTTGATTTTAGTGTCATAAAACTCTGTTACAGGTCCACCATGATATGAATGCTCCACTGTCTCACTATTTCATCTATACTGGTCACAACTCTTATTTGACCGGAAACCAACTCAGCAGTGATTGTAGCGACGTGCCGATCATTAATGCGTTGAAAAGAGGCGTTAGAGTAATCGAACTGGATTTATGGCCTAATTCCTCCAAAAACAATGTAAATGTGCTACATGGAAGGTATAATATTATGAAGCACTCACAAGATTAGCTTTCTACAAATTACTATAAAATTGGATGTCATGTCTTTTGTTCATATACAGGACACTTACTACTCCTGTGGACCTAATGAAATGCTTGAAGTCTATTAAAGAACATGCTTTTACGGCCTCTCCTTATCCAGTCATAATAACCTTGGAAGATCATCTTACACCAGATCTTCAGGCCAAAGTAGCAAAGGTTATGTCCTTTTGTAGATACcatattattgattgaaataCTCGTTTGGTTTAACATTCTACCGTTTCATATCATTTGACTGCAGATGCTTACACAAGTATTTGGGAAGTTGCTTTTCTACCCTGAAACAGAATTTCTGAAAGAATTGCCTTCACCAGAAGAGTTAAAACACCGTTTTATCATTTCCACCAAACCTCCTAAAGAGTACCTTGAAGCTGAAACTTTCAATGGAAATAAGTCTCAGAAAGACAAGGATTCTGATGAGGATGTTTGGGGAAAGGAGCCTTTGAAACCTGCTGACAAAGATATAACTgtactttctttttcatttgtgCCTTTTGCAATCTTAGCTTGCTCCATTTGCTTCTTATGTTGTGGGAAATATCTTGCTCTTGCAGAGTGTTGTTAAGGGCAAGAGCGGGGAAAGTCAGGATGATGAAAAAGACGACTCTGAACAAATTTTACAGTCATTAGAACCTCCTGTTTACAAGCGTATTATAGCTATTCATGCGGGAAAACCCACAGGTACACTAAAGGAAGCCCTTGAAATTGATGTTGATAAAGTAAGACGGCTTAGTTTGAGTGAACAAGCACTTGAAAAGGCTGCAGAAACTCATTGGATGAATGTTGTAAGGTAGAAAAATACATTTCCAGCATGAATATCATTTGAACTTGTATATTTTCAAGTTATCAGAATAATATTGATCCTAAAATCTTTTCCACACAAATCTAGGTTCACTCAAAAGAATCTTCTTAGAATTTACCCAAAGGGTACACGGTTTAACTCGTCCAATTACAAGCCATTGCTTGCTTGGACTCATGGAGCTCAAATGGTTGCCTTTAATATGCAGGTTTGTCCCTTTTGTGTTGAGCTATTCTATAGACTTCGTACGTACTCTTTTACTACATGTGATTAAAATTTTGCCTTGCCTGAGCCACTgtgtattttgatatttataacCACCTTTTGGTAATCGGCTCCAAAGAAGATTATAAAGGTTAAAATGCAGTTTAATTGAGAGGAAACAGTTGTTTTCTGTATCAAACACTTTTTAGGACTTTCAAGTCTGATTTTGACTGGACATCATGAATTCGGGTGACTTCTAAAATCAAACATGGAATTCCAATAACCCAATATCCAATCTactcatcattcaaatcatcaaacaaataccaaaatatcatttatttgatatatatttatacctaaTATCTTTTTACCCTACTAAcctacaacaacaaaaatgttatatttggaaaataacagcttggttattcaaataacccgtCCTACTGTTGTGGTTACCATCAAAAGGCTGAAAGTTCAAGAAGTCAACACCTTCAAAAGTCGAAACTAGTAGTTTTTACAGAATAAGGCCTTTGATTTGGGCTATTTGAGATTAACCTACTATTCCCAtaatcaatcacatcattcaaatcatctaccaaaataccctatatttctttaaaaataaataaaataaaatcattctatattattaatacCTCTGATGTTTTTTTTACCCGAGTAAACCCCAATTTACATTACCCTACACCCAACAAGGTTATTTAGAAATAACATAACCCAAGATCGAACAAGCCCTAAATGGTTCTTTAGTATATAGTTGAATATAAAATGTGGGCACAAGGGGTTAAGTACATCGCCtctaaacacacttaaccatttatgGGAATTCCATAGTTATATAGTTGAATATTGGTGTTTAATTGCAGGGTTATGGTAGGTCTCTGTGGTTGATGCATGGAATGTTTAGATCCAATGGAGGCTGCGGTTTCGTCAAGAAGCCTGATTTCTTGATGCAGATAGGACCAAGTGGGGAGGTGTTCAACCCCAGAACAAAGTCGCTTGTAAAGAAAACCTTGAAGgtgatattattatattatcccCAGAGCAAGTCAGATTCATATTCTGTATGAGTAAATATCTTCTTGACAATAAAAAAAGGTAAAATCTATATAACTCATCAGGTGAAAGTATATATGGGTGATGGGTGGCATTTGGATTTCAAACAAACACACTTCGATAGATACTCCCCACCTGATTTCTTTTGCAAGGTAATTAAGTTTATGGATCTAAAATCTGGATAATTTCTGAATATGTGGATTTTGATGTACGTAATGATTAACAGGTTGGCATAGCGGGAGTGTGTGATGACGTGAGGATGAAGAAAACAAAGACAAAAGAGGACATGTGGACACCTGTCTGGAACGAAGAGTTTGAATTTCCGCTAACTGTTCCTGAATTGGCTCTACTTCGGATAGAAGTACATGAACACGACATGGAGAAGGATGATTTTGGTGGGCAAACATGTCTGCCTGTTTCGGAGCTAAGGCAAGGGATCCATGCGGTTCCTCTCTTTGGTCAGAAAGGAGAGAAATACAACAATGCTCGTCTTCTTATGTGCTTTCAGTTTGCCTAACAAGCCATTTCCTTAAAATCCCACAAGGATGTTTCTTTTCTCCATGTATGTCCCCTGTAATTTGTGTTTCATGAGAGAGCTGTATcggtttcatttttttttcattttttgtatGTATTTACATGTATTATTTTGCATCTCCATTTGGCCTTTTCTTGTGTCTAGATCCAAAATGTATTATTGTAccattcaattttatatattcatttgtaATTTATAAGTCTTTTCGTTCTTACTTGAATTCTCGATAGATCTTTGTGGAAAGGAGTGTCAATGTTTTATCTTACCATTTGGCTCACGAAACTTGTTGGCATCCTTAGCCAAAAAGAccaaaaagtttttttttttttttgtagtgacACTTTCTTAGCCAAATAATAAGGGACTGTCTGATTGAATGGGAGAGTGTcacatattttgttttgaaaggaTAAAATTTATTCTATTGATGCATCTAATTAATCACCCATTATTTGtccttttcttttcaatttgGTACTCGTTTAACCCTTTTCGAGTGGCGCAagtcatttctaaaaaaaaaaagcacCCATCATTTGTCATGAGTATGAGTACACGACTTGAGAAACCGGTGAACGgggagatttaaaaaaaatatagattcaACATCAATTTCTACTCGAGTTCACGACTCAAGAAACCGGTGAACTgggagtttttttttataaaaaattgtgtttgattttcaataaaaacgttgaaaagaaaatgaaagataatAACTTTACGAAGTCCtactaattttctaaaattaaaacaaaaaattagtaTTGATTCTTCAACTAAGTTCTTCTTTCAAATTAGTAGATTAGagtttaaaatacatttatataatttatatgttctCAACTtcatttctaatttaaatacatatagttGGAGATTAGACAAGATTAATTATACAccaaattatttctaatttagaTGTGAAAAAGTTTATTCTTACTAATATTCCAAATCTTCAAAAGAGCGATCTAAATCTCATCTTTGTTCTCTAAGAGCACATTTGATGTTGactttgtatttatttatttattaaaaaacaacatTTCACCTCTAATTTACTTTCAACCACTcaattcatataaatttttaatacagAAAAAACATCCAAGTAATTCAACTAATTTAAAACCCCAATAACCAGAtaagttttcatcaaacaaaatttttatctaaaaaaacccaaataacccaacattaaACTATCTCTAAGACATTGGCAAAGAATAGTTGGACAAATACCTCTTTTTAGTGAAGTGGTTGGTTCAACTTCATTGAGataatcatataattaaaaacacTTCCACTTGAAGATGACTGAAATGGCAAGATCGATCTTTCTCATAACTAGTCATTTATGCACAAAGATAAAAGATTGGAACTTTACTTCAGTCATGACTCATGGTCCATCTTCATTAATTACATCTAGACCCACCATCAACCAACTTTGCAATTATGGTGTTAGCCTCTATATGGAAACCCTAAGGAATAGTTAGTATAGTAATACTAGGATCGTGAAGATTCATATTCAAGTGGTAGAACAAATGAACTCATAAGCTTATGGTCATGGATTCGagttttcattttgaaaataataagtAGTAAAGCAGGGTAAGGACTAAGGATAGAGACAATaaccatttttttcaaatgaaattttaataaattgacaattttaaaaaaaaagtttgacaaattcaacaaaaacacCATATACTATTCTTACAAAAATAATGCATGGCACTTTAAGCCAAATCTGCTTAACACcacatatattttttgttgGGTTGGGGgtaattttgagatattttcattattttgttgaTGGATAGATACATCCTCTATAGAAGAAAGGGGGGAATCACTTGTGATAAGAAGGGCATGATGGTCATCTTCATCTGGTCAGGTAAAGTTGTAAAGGGGAGCTGTCACAATAATCACCT
It encodes the following:
- the LOC124925369 gene encoding phosphoinositide phospholipase C 4-like, yielding MGSTYRICVCFTRKFRITEVEPPPDIKEAFTNYSNGGAHMTADQLHQFLLDVQGESASTVPDAQRIVDQILQKRHHIVKFTRHGLTLEDFHYFLFSADLNPPIRPQVHHDMNAPLSHYFIYTGHNSYLTGNQLSSDCSDVPIINALKRGVRVIELDLWPNSSKNNVNVLHGRTLTTPVDLMKCLKSIKEHAFTASPYPVIITLEDHLTPDLQAKVAKMLTQVFGKLLFYPETEFLKELPSPEELKHRFIISTKPPKEYLEAETFNGNKSQKDKDSDEDVWGKEPLKPADKDITSVVKGKSGESQDDEKDDSEQILQSLEPPVYKRIIAIHAGKPTGTLKEALEIDVDKVRRLSLSEQALEKAAETHWMNVVRFTQKNLLRIYPKGTRFNSSNYKPLLAWTHGAQMVAFNMQGYGRSLWLMHGMFRSNGGCGFVKKPDFLMQIGPSGEVFNPRTKSLVKKTLKVKVYMGDGWHLDFKQTHFDRYSPPDFFCKVGIAGVCDDVRMKKTKTKEDMWTPVWNEEFEFPLTVPELALLRIEVHEHDMEKDDFGGQTCLPVSELRQGIHAVPLFGQKGEKYNNARLLMCFQFA